In Biomphalaria glabrata chromosome 11, xgBioGlab47.1, whole genome shotgun sequence, the following proteins share a genomic window:
- the LOC106066287 gene encoding glutamate-rich protein 6B-like: MALVSGQVQGREIIQKFYPNGTPFLIIFPDGTGNVFYPSGRIAILITSVTLGQNTYVVLDDSTESQILAVFDATGCGTCYFMDGKIRLNYDQQGGIELDFTGSRRRSWIWKDHETHVHAPPFQPIVFGMNYFLSVRVMSQENIALSLTGKKKKL; this comes from the exons GTTCAAGGTAGAGAAATCATTCAAAAGTTTTATCCAAATGGAACTCCATTTCTTATAATATTTCCTGATGGAACTGGAAATGTTTT TTATCCTTCTGGAAGAATTGCTATTTTAATCACCAGTGTGACACTAGGACAGAATACTTATGTTGTTCTTGATGATAGTACAGAATCACAGATACTCGCAGTCTTTGATGCAACTGGTTGTGGAACTTGCTATTTCATGGATGGAAAAATTag GTTAAATTATGATCAACAGGGGGGAATTGAATTAGATTTTACTGGGTCAAGAAGAAGATCTTGGATCTGGAAGGATCATGAAACCCACGTCCATGCTCCGCCTTTCCAGCCCATTGTTTTTGGCATGAACTACTTTCTAAGTGTCCGAGTGATGTCACAGGAGAATATAGCCTTATCCctaactggaaaaaaaaagaagctgtaG